One segment of Etheostoma cragini isolate CJK2018 chromosome 23, CSU_Ecrag_1.0, whole genome shotgun sequence DNA contains the following:
- the LOC117938652 gene encoding U2 small nuclear ribonucleoprotein auxiliary factor 35 kDa subunit-related protein 1-like, with the protein MTHMKRFQGIPMSKSMRDLCKEEDYAFLGMSEKTIKVTAERDKDLEDWRHKKDERVRRRLEREQLEKERLQQIEERKKEKEQQWRTHVEKLTSSQEKTLQDRLARLRRFREFQRKVLTEESGMEDGGASLTVDQLLTRM; encoded by the exons ATGACTCATATGAAAAGGTTCCAAGGTATTCCCATGTCCAAG TCAATGAGAGATTTGTGTAAAGAGGAGGACTATGCGTTTCTGGGAATGTCAGAAAAGACGATTAAAGTAACGGCGGAAAGAGACAAGGACTTGGAGGACTGGAGACACAAAAAGGACGAGAGG gTCCGTCGGCGACTGGAGAGGGAGCAGCTTGAAAAAGAGCGCCTCCAACAAATAGAGGAGCGCAAGAAg GAGAAAGAGCAGCAGTGGCGGACTCATGTAGAAAAGCTGACCTCCAGCCAGGAGAAGACTTTGCAAGACAGACTGGCAAGACTCAGAAGATTCAGG GAGTTCCAGAGGAAGGTGCTAACAGAGGAGTCAGGGATGGAGGATGGGGGGGCCAGCCTTACGGTGGACCAGCTTCTAACCAGGATGTGA